A section of the Veillonella criceti genome encodes:
- a CDS encoding acyl carrier protein, protein MTTFDKVKAIVVEQLGVDEAEVKIDSTFIDDLGADSLDIVELIMAFEEEFNVEIPDDVAEKIKTVKDTVEYIDSIKEA, encoded by the coding sequence ATGACCACGTTTGATAAAGTAAAAGCGATCGTTGTGGAACAGTTAGGCGTTGACGAAGCTGAAGTTAAGATTGATTCTACATTCATTGACGACTTAGGAGCTGACTCCTTAGACATCGTTGAATTGATCATGGCTTTCGAAGAAGAATTCAATGTTGAAATTCCTGATGATGTAGCTGAAAAAATTAAAACAGTGAAAGATACGGTAGAATACATCGATTCTATCAAAGAAGCGTAA
- the fabF gene encoding beta-ketoacyl-ACP synthase II translates to MEKRVVITGLGAITPVGTGKEAFYEALLAGKSGIGPITHFDASEYATRIAGEVKDFDITEYGVEKKESRRMDRSSQFAIAAAVLALRDSKLDLDEEDRDRCGTVVGTGIGGIDSIHDVYVTLFDKGPNRVSPFAVPMMIANMVSGRVSIELGLRGPAITDITACASGTNSIGDAFRIVARGDADIMFAGGTEAAISPAAVAGFAAMKAMSTRNDEPEKASRPFDADRDGFVMGEGAGIVVLEELEHAKARGAHIYAEVIGYGSNGDAYHITAPAPGGLQARKCMELAIKDAGIDPSEINYINAHGTSTGLNDKNETLAIKELFGEHANTLAINSTKSMTGHLLGAAGAIEAIVMAMAIETGKIHPTINLTNPDPELDLDYVKEGARELKVNCALSNSFGFGGHNATLLVRRYED, encoded by the coding sequence TTGGAAAAACGTGTTGTTATTACTGGTTTAGGGGCTATAACGCCTGTAGGCACTGGTAAAGAGGCTTTTTATGAAGCGTTATTAGCAGGTAAATCTGGTATCGGTCCGATTACGCATTTTGATGCTTCTGAATATGCTACCCGCATTGCTGGTGAAGTGAAGGATTTTGATATTACTGAATATGGTGTAGAGAAGAAAGAGTCCCGTCGTATGGACCGTTCCTCTCAATTTGCAATCGCAGCAGCAGTTCTTGCTTTACGCGATTCTAAACTTGATTTGGATGAAGAAGATCGTGACCGTTGCGGTACTGTAGTAGGTACTGGTATCGGAGGGATTGATTCTATCCACGATGTATATGTAACGTTATTTGATAAAGGACCTAATCGTGTAAGTCCATTTGCAGTACCTATGATGATTGCTAACATGGTATCTGGTCGTGTATCTATTGAACTTGGCCTTCGTGGTCCAGCGATTACAGATATTACAGCTTGTGCTTCTGGCACTAATTCCATCGGGGATGCGTTCCGCATTGTAGCTCGTGGTGATGCTGATATTATGTTTGCTGGCGGTACTGAAGCAGCCATTTCTCCAGCAGCTGTAGCTGGTTTTGCAGCGATGAAAGCAATGTCTACACGCAATGATGAACCTGAAAAAGCATCACGCCCATTTGATGCAGACCGTGATGGTTTTGTAATGGGTGAAGGCGCTGGTATTGTAGTTCTTGAAGAATTAGAACATGCAAAAGCTCGTGGTGCACACATTTACGCTGAAGTTATTGGTTATGGTAGCAATGGTGATGCTTATCACATTACGGCACCAGCACCAGGTGGTTTACAAGCTCGTAAATGTATGGAACTTGCAATTAAAGATGCTGGCATTGACCCTAGTGAAATTAACTATATTAATGCTCATGGTACATCGACAGGCCTTAATGATAAAAATGAAACTTTGGCTATTAAAGAATTATTTGGTGAACATGCTAATACCTTAGCTATTAACTCCACTAAATCTATGACTGGCCATTTGTTAGGTGCTGCCGGGGCTATTGAAGCCATCGTAATGGCTATGGCTATTGAAACTGGCAAAATTCACCCAACAATTAACTTAACGAACCCAGATCCAGAACTTGATTTGGATTATGTAAAAGAAGGGGCTCGTGAGTTAAAAGTTAATTGTGCTCTTTCCAATTCCTTTGGTTTTGGTGGTCACAATGCGACGTTACTTGTTCGTCGTTACGAGGACTAA
- a CDS encoding NAD(P)H-dependent flavin oxidoreductase, translating to MKLPELRIGNLVAKVPIIQGGMAIRLSTARLAAAVANEGGIGLIAASGMPFDELRYEIKLARKLSPTGIIGINAMVAASGFAGLVRTAIEEGIDLVVAGAGFSRDMFGMGKESGTPIVPIVSSGKLARISEGLGAAAVIVEGSEAGGHLGTNRSSREIVPEVVKAVKNIPVIGAGGVLDGKDIVEMIKLGANGVQMGSRFAASVECNASDELKKMYVRTTKAEDVVLIESPVGLPGQAIRNKFATTVLDGTVPPPTECDRCLKHCSHRFCLIKALERAQQGDVETGLVFSGNNMRKVDEILPVKEIFSRLLNEVSTID from the coding sequence GTGAAGCTCCCTGAACTTCGCATCGGAAATCTGGTGGCAAAGGTGCCCATTATTCAAGGTGGCATGGCAATCAGATTGTCTACAGCACGTCTTGCAGCGGCTGTAGCTAATGAAGGTGGCATTGGTCTCATTGCGGCCTCCGGTATGCCATTTGATGAATTACGTTATGAAATTAAATTAGCTCGAAAATTATCACCTACGGGTATTATTGGTATAAATGCAATGGTAGCAGCCTCTGGTTTTGCTGGCCTCGTGCGAACTGCTATTGAAGAAGGTATTGACCTTGTTGTGGCAGGCGCCGGTTTTTCTCGTGATATGTTTGGTATGGGGAAAGAATCAGGTACGCCCATTGTACCGATTGTGTCCTCTGGAAAACTCGCTCGTATTTCCGAAGGATTAGGTGCGGCAGCTGTCATCGTTGAAGGCAGTGAAGCTGGCGGTCATTTAGGTACGAATCGCTCATCTCGTGAAATTGTACCTGAAGTTGTAAAAGCCGTTAAAAATATTCCTGTAATTGGCGCGGGCGGCGTGTTAGACGGGAAAGATATTGTAGAAATGATTAAATTAGGGGCAAATGGTGTTCAAATGGGCAGTCGATTTGCAGCTAGTGTAGAATGCAATGCATCAGACGAATTGAAGAAAATGTACGTACGTACAACTAAAGCGGAAGATGTAGTGTTGATAGAAAGTCCAGTGGGTCTACCAGGACAGGCAATCCGTAATAAATTTGCCACCACTGTATTGGATGGTACTGTACCACCACCAACGGAATGTGATCGTTGTTTAAAACATTGCTCTCATAGATTTTGTCTAATTAAAGCATTGGAACGAGCACAGCAAGGAGATGTGGAAACTGGTTTAGTATTCTCCGGCAATAATATGCGCAAAGTAGATGAGATTTTGCCAGTTAAAGAAATTTTCAGTCGATTATTGAATGAAGTTTCTACTATTGATTAA